From a single Vicugna pacos chromosome 4, VicPac4, whole genome shotgun sequence genomic region:
- the SAPCD2 gene encoding suppressor APC domain-containing protein 2 isoform X1, with protein MAGAAMAEPGRGPRPAPAPGTEGLPRAFLQSLRTLFDILDDRRRGFVHLREIESRWQGTDARELPRGVLEGLRQVAPASGYLTFERFVAGLRTSLLSADGGTRAPARAPARGGCPALPGGQPPPPPPQRLVFAPADEPRTVLERKPLPLGARPTPAGPGGAARSLEKMCGPAEAVPDPAEPERPQGAALERSPSTDAGAVVCRARELGTGDARWAPRARGERRRHTITNGVDCDLLKQMKELEQEQEVLLQGLEMMARGREWYQQQLQRVQERQRRLGQSRASADFGAEGSPRLLGQLLPKVQEVARCLGDLLATACAGRALPSSSSGAPCPTLAPASPSALGWQQQTILMLKEQNRLLTQEVTDKSERITQLEQEKSALIKQLFEARALSQQDAGPLDSTFI; from the exons ATGGCCGGAGCCGCAATGGCCGAGCCGGGCCGCGGGCCGCGCCCAGCACCCGCGCCCGGCACGGAGGGGCTGCCGCGCGCGTTCCTGCAGAGCCTGCGCACCCTGTTCGACATCCTGGACGACCGGCGGCGCGGCTTCGTGCACCTGCGCGAGATTGAGTCCCGCTGGCAGGGCACCGACGCGCGCGAGCTGCCCCGCGGTGTGCTGGAGGGCCTGCGCCAGGTGGCCCCGGCCAGCGGCTACCTGACCTTCGAGCGCTTCGTGGCCGGCCTGCGCACCTCGCTGCTGAGCGCCGACGGCGGCACGCGGGCTCCGGCGCGCGCCCCCGCCCGGGGAGGCTGCCCGGCACTGCCTGGGggccagccgccgccgccgccgccccagcGCCTGGTGTTCGCGCCGGCCGACGAGCCGCGGACTGTCCTGGAGAGGAAGCCCCTGCCCCTGGGCGCGCGCCCCACGCCGGCAGGTCCCGGAGGTGCGGCCCGGAGCCTAGAGAAGATGTGTGGCCCGGCCGAGGCGGTGCCCGACCCCGCGGAGCCCGAGAGGCCCCAGGGCGCGGCGCTGGAGCGGAGCCCGAGCACGGACGCCG GTGCAGTGGTCTGCAGGGCCAGGGAGCTAGGTACGGGGGATGCCCGGTGGGCCCCCCGTGCCCGAGGGGAACGTCGGAGGCACACCATCACCAATGGTGTGGACTGTGACCTG CTGAAGCAGATGAAGGAGCTGGAGCAGGAACAGGAGGTGCTGCTGCAGGGTCTGGAGATGATGGCGCGGGGCCGCGAGTGGTACCAGCAGCAGCTACAGCGTGTGCAGGAACGCCAGCGTCGCCTGGGCCAAAGCAGGGCCAGCGCT GACTTTGGGGCTGAGGGGAGTCCCCGCCTGCTGGGGCAGCTGCTGCCCAAGGTCCAGGAGGTGGCCCGGTGCCTGGGGGATCTGCTGGCTACGGCCTGTGCTGGCAGG GCCCTGCCCTCATCCTCCTCGGGGGCCCCGtgccccaccctggcccctgcCTCGCCCTCCGCCCTAGGCTGGCAGCAGCAGACTATTCTCATGCTGAAAGAGCAGAACAGGCTTCTCACCCAG gaGGTGACGGACAAGAGCGAACGCATCACACAGCTGGAGCAGGAGAAGTCTGCCCTTATCAAGCAGCTGTTTGAGGCTCGCGCCCTCAGCCAGCAGGATGCTGGGCCTCTGGACTCCACATTCATCTAG
- the SAPCD2 gene encoding suppressor APC domain-containing protein 2 isoform X2 translates to MAGAAMAEPGRGPRPAPAPGTEGLPRAFLQSLRTLFDILDDRRRGFVHLREIESRWQGTDARELPRGVLEGLRQVAPASGYLTFERFVAGLRTSLLSADGGTRAPARAPARGGCPALPGGQPPPPPPQRLVFAPADEPRTVLERKPLPLGARPTPAGPGGAARSLEKMCGPAEAVPDPAEPERPQGAALERSPSTDAGAVVCRARELGTGDARWAPRARGERRRHTITNGVDCDLLKQMKELEQEQEVLLQGLEMMARGREWYQQQLQRVQERQRRLGQSRASADFGAEGSPRLLGQLLPKVQEVARCLGDLLATACAGREVTDKSERITQLEQEKSALIKQLFEARALSQQDAGPLDSTFI, encoded by the exons ATGGCCGGAGCCGCAATGGCCGAGCCGGGCCGCGGGCCGCGCCCAGCACCCGCGCCCGGCACGGAGGGGCTGCCGCGCGCGTTCCTGCAGAGCCTGCGCACCCTGTTCGACATCCTGGACGACCGGCGGCGCGGCTTCGTGCACCTGCGCGAGATTGAGTCCCGCTGGCAGGGCACCGACGCGCGCGAGCTGCCCCGCGGTGTGCTGGAGGGCCTGCGCCAGGTGGCCCCGGCCAGCGGCTACCTGACCTTCGAGCGCTTCGTGGCCGGCCTGCGCACCTCGCTGCTGAGCGCCGACGGCGGCACGCGGGCTCCGGCGCGCGCCCCCGCCCGGGGAGGCTGCCCGGCACTGCCTGGGggccagccgccgccgccgccgccccagcGCCTGGTGTTCGCGCCGGCCGACGAGCCGCGGACTGTCCTGGAGAGGAAGCCCCTGCCCCTGGGCGCGCGCCCCACGCCGGCAGGTCCCGGAGGTGCGGCCCGGAGCCTAGAGAAGATGTGTGGCCCGGCCGAGGCGGTGCCCGACCCCGCGGAGCCCGAGAGGCCCCAGGGCGCGGCGCTGGAGCGGAGCCCGAGCACGGACGCCG GTGCAGTGGTCTGCAGGGCCAGGGAGCTAGGTACGGGGGATGCCCGGTGGGCCCCCCGTGCCCGAGGGGAACGTCGGAGGCACACCATCACCAATGGTGTGGACTGTGACCTG CTGAAGCAGATGAAGGAGCTGGAGCAGGAACAGGAGGTGCTGCTGCAGGGTCTGGAGATGATGGCGCGGGGCCGCGAGTGGTACCAGCAGCAGCTACAGCGTGTGCAGGAACGCCAGCGTCGCCTGGGCCAAAGCAGGGCCAGCGCT GACTTTGGGGCTGAGGGGAGTCCCCGCCTGCTGGGGCAGCTGCTGCCCAAGGTCCAGGAGGTGGCCCGGTGCCTGGGGGATCTGCTGGCTACGGCCTGTGCTGGCAGG gaGGTGACGGACAAGAGCGAACGCATCACACAGCTGGAGCAGGAGAAGTCTGCCCTTATCAAGCAGCTGTTTGAGGCTCGCGCCCTCAGCCAGCAGGATGCTGGGCCTCTGGACTCCACATTCATCTAG